The region ATAACTATTTTTAAAGATTTTATTTGTTTTTTGTTTATAAAAGATAAAGCAAATTTTTTATAATCTTGTAAAATATTTTTTTTGAAAATTTTACCTTTATTTTTTAACACTTTATATTCTTTTGTTAATTCTTTAATTTTTTTAAGTCCTGTGTCTTCGCTGACAGGTTTTGCTTTTTTAAGGCAGAATTTAAATCCATTGTATTTGCCTGGATTATGAGAAGCAGTAATCATTATTCCAGGCAAATTTAATTTTCCTGACGCGTAATATATAGTGTCTGTTGAAACCAAGCCAATATCAATAACATCAACGCCAGAGTCGTTTATTCCTTGAACAAGTTTTTTAAAAATTTTATTGGAAGAAATCCGCATATCTCTGCCGACAATAATTTTTTTGCTTTTCGCAAAATGCGCGAAAGCATTGCCAATAAGTTTAGTGTCATTTTCGTCAAGTTGAGAAGGATAAATTCCCCTTACATCATAAGCTTTAAAAATAGAATAATCCATATTGCAAATTAAAAATTTAAAATTAAAAATTATGGAGTTAATTTTTTTTAAAAAATTTTTATGAAATAATTTAATACAAGCTTTTACTCTTTAATTTATTTTATTATATCATCTTTTGCGCCTTTGTAAAATATGTGGTATAATATAATTGATTTAAAATTCCGAACAATATTAATTTTTTGGGTATTCGGATAATTTTTGTGATTTTGAGTCACTATACCTATGCGACAAGTAAAACCAAAAACCAATGAATTATTTTCACCAGGTCATAGGGCTTGTCCTGGCTGTGGTTTAGCAATCACGGCGCGTTTAGTAGCGGAAGCAGCTGGACCCAACACTATTATTTCAAACGCTACAGGATGTTTAGAGGTAACAACAACCCCTTATCCAGAAACCGCGTGGGGAATGCCTTGGATACATTCGCTTTTTGAAAACGCTTCAGCTGTTGCTTCAGGCATTTCAGCCGCGTTAAAGCAAAAAAAGCAGAGCAATGTTAAAATAATCGCGCAGGGAGGAGACGGCGCTACTTATGATATCGGGTTTGGTTTAATTTCTGGAATGTGGGAAAGACAAGAAGATATATTGTATATTTGTTATGATAATGAAGCATATATGAATACAGGCGTGCAAGCGTCAGGAGCGACTCCTTATGGCGCTCATACAACAACAACTCCAAAAGGTAAAAAATCAATCGGCTCAACTTTTTTTAAAAAAGATATGCCTGCGATAGCAATGGCGCATAATTTGGCTTATGTCGCGACAAGTTCAGCAGGCTATCCAACTGATGTTCAAAATAAAGTAAAAAAAGCTTTATCAATTAAAGGTTCTAAATACATTCAGATTTTGACGCCTTGTGTTCCTGGCTGGGGAATAAACGCGAAGCAGACAATAATGCTTGGCAAAT is a window of Patescibacteria group bacterium DNA encoding:
- a CDS encoding thiamine pyrophosphate-dependent enzyme, whose product is MRQVKPKTNELFSPGHRACPGCGLAITARLVAEAAGPNTIISNATGCLEVTTTPYPETAWGMPWIHSLFENASAVASGISAALKQKKQSNVKIIAQGGDGATYDIGFGLISGMWERQEDILYICYDNEAYMNTGVQASGATPYGAHTTTTPKGKKSIGSTFFKKDMPAIAMAHNLAYVATSSAGYPTDVQNKVKKALSIKGSKYIQILTPCVPGWGINAKQTIMLGKLAHQTGLWPIYEVEAGTITNVMSFPKNPPKVEDYLKLQKRFAHLFAKKENKKEIEKIQNIANNNIKKYK